TACCCAAAAAAAGGCGGCCGCCAAAAAAAATGCGCCACCAGCGACTTTCGGCACTTTATCGCAAATTGCTGATTGATAAATAGCTATTTTCCCGCGCGCTGTTTACCGTTATGTTGAGGCTGGATCCCCGGTCACAATTTGAGGAAGTTTGTTATGTCGTCACTACACCCGCGCCCACTGCGCGGCAAGCTGGATGCTGTCTGGCAACAATATGGGCAATCGGTGCTGGGTGCGCCGCTGCTGTGGTTTCCTGCTCCGGCTGCCGATGCCGAGAGCGGTCTGATTATCGCGGGCACCCACGGTGACGAAAATGCCGCAGTGGCAACGCTATCAGGTGCCATGCGCACTCTGCCGGAGTCTCTGCGCCGTCATCACGTCATTCTGGCGGTCAATCCTGATGGCTGTCAGCTGGGCCTGCGCGCCAATGCCAATGGTGTCGATCTCAACCGAAATTTTCCGGCGGCGAACTGGCAAAGTGGTGACACCGTATACCGCTGGAACAGCGTGGCTGACCAGCGGGACGTGGTGTTGTCTACCGGGGAACGTCCCTCATCAGAACCAGAAACCAGCGCGCTGTGTCAGCTGATTCATCAGATCAAGCCGCGTTGGGTGGTGACCTGGCATGAGCCACTGGCCTGCATTGACGATCCGCACAACAGTGAACTGGCGCAGTGGTTGTCGCAGCAGACGCAACTGCCGGTGGTCAGCAGTGTCGGGTATGCCACCCCCGGCTCATTTGGTAGCTGGTGCAGTGATCTTGACCTGCTGTGCATCACCGCCGAGATGCCACCGATTTCGGTGGACGAAGCCACCGAGGTGTATCTGGAAGCCATGATTAATCTGCTGCGCTGGCAGCCGCAGGGATAAGCACCCCGTTAGCAAAATGCAGCGACGGTTCCACATCCGCAGCCAGCCAGGTGGGACCGTCGAGATCGGCAAACTGCGCCAGCGGCGTCAGTGGAAGCGCCGCACGGATGGCACGCGAAGTGCACAACATGCAGCCCAGCATAATGCCGAATCCCTGCTGTCGCGCACTGACGGCCAGCGCCAGTGCCTCCGTCAACCCACCGGTTTTATCCAGTTTGATATTGACCATCTCATAGCGCCCTTGCAGAGCGGCGAGGCTTTCGCGGGTATGGCAGCTTTCATCGGCGCAGATCGGCAGCGGGTGAATAAAATTTGCCAGCGCCGCATCCTGGGCAGCAGGGAGTGGCTGTTCTAGCATCGCCACCTGAAGATCGGCCAGCAGCTGACAGCGTGCCGCCAGTCCCTCCGCCTGCCAGGCCTCGTTGGCATCGACAATCAGCGTGGCTTCCGGTACGGCGCTACGAATCGCCACCAAACGTTCGCTGATAAAGTTATTGTCCAGCTTGATTTTTAATAGCTGTGCACCGTGCTGCCACAGCGCCAGCGCGCTGCTGGCCATGGCATCAGGCGTGTCGATGCTGACGGTATGCGCGGTGACGATGCGGCTGGCGAGACTGACGCCACATAACTCCGCCAGGCTTTGCTGTTGCTGCTGGCGCTCCAGATCCCACAATGCACAATCAACGGCATTACGCGCTGCCCCCGGCGGCAGTGCCTGTTGCAAGGCTGCCCGTGTCATACCCGCCTGCAACTGCGGCAGCACGCTGGCAATTTGTGCCAGCACTGAGGCTTCGCTTTCACCATAGCGCGCATAAGGTGTTGCCTCGCCCACGCCACGAATCCCCTCATCTTCAATTTCCACCACCACCACTTGCGCTTCAGTGCGGCTGCCTCGGGAAATAACAAACGGTGAATGCAACGGCCAGGCTTCCGGATAACTCTTTACTGTTCTCATTATTTCTCCTTTAATCCGTCACTTAAATGCGAGGCGGCTCAGTAATCGCTACGATTTGCTCTCGTAAACCCTTAAAAAATATGTCATAAACAACGGCTATACCTGTACTGACGTGTTAAAAAGTCAGCTATTTTCATCGTTAAAAGGAAATCGTATGTCTCAGAATGTTCACTTCCAGGGCAACCCGGTGCCAGTTGCAGGCCAGTTCCCGCAGGCAGGCACCCAGGCTAAACCGTTTTCTCTGGTAGCTAAAGATCTCGCTGATGTGACTCTTTCTCAGTATGCAGGCAAACGCAAAGTCCTGAACATTTTCCCGAGCATTGATACCGGCGTCTGTGCCGCTTCTGTGCGCAAGTTCAACGAACTGGCGGGTAAAGCCAACAATACCGTGGTGCTGTGCATCTCCGCTGACCTGCCGTTTGCCCAGTCACGTTTCTGCGGTGCAGAGAGCCTGAACAACGTGGTTACGCTGTCTACCCTGCGTGGTGCTGAGTTCAAAGAAGAATACGGTGTGGCGATTGCCGAAGGCGCGCTGAAAGGTCTGACCGCACGTGCGGTGGTGGTGATCGACGAGAACGACAAAGTGATTTATAGCGAACTGGTGAACGAAATCACCAGCGAGCCAAACTACGATGCGGCGCTGGCTGCGCTCAACTAAGTCGTAAGATAAAAAAAACCGTCTTCAGCAATGAAGACGGTTTTTTTATGCCGGATTATTCGCTTTCGTTGCGTTTCTGGCTTAACCCATATTCGCGCAACTTATTGGCAATGGCGGTATGCGACACGCCCAATCGCTTCGCCAGCTTACGCGTGCTGGGATAAGAGAGATACAGGCGCGTCAGAATCGAACGCTCGAAACGACTGGTGATCTCATCCAGCGTCCCTTCCATCGCCTCTTCTCCCATCGACACATCCAGCGCCTGCTCCGGCAACACGATATCCTGCGGACGTAATTCGTAACCTTCCAGCTGCGTCAGCGCACGGTACAGCGCATTTTTTAGCTGTCGCACATTGCCCGGCCAACTGTAACGCGTGAGGAAGGCTGTCAGCTGCGGAGAAAGACGCGGACGTGGCAACCCCTGCTCATCAGCAAAACGGGCGACAAACATTTCGGTGAGCGGCAGGATATCCTGTGGGCGTTCACGCAGCGGTGGCAGATTCAGCGTCAGTACATTCAGGCGATAGAACAGGTCTTCACGGAATTCGCCACGTTGTACCAGCTCAATCAGGTTCTTTTGCGTGGCACAAATCACGCGCACATCAACATGCACCTCATGCTCTTCACCGACACGACGGAAAGTGCCATCGTTCAGGAAGCGCAACAGCTTGGTCTGCATCCGCGGTGACATCTCACCAATTTCGTCCAGCAGCACCGAACCGCCATTAGCCTGCTCGAAGAACCCTTTTTTCCCTTCCAGCGCATTAGGATAGGCACCCGCCGCGTGACCAAATAATTCACTTTCCGCCACATCATCGGGCAACGAGGCGCAGTTCAGTGCCAGGAAAGGTTTCTTGCCGCGTGCGCTGCGCAAATGACAGGCGCGCGCCAGCATATCTTTACCGGTGCCGGTATCACCGACAATCAGCAGCGGTGCATCGTGCATCGCCAGCTTACGCGCCTGATCCAGCACCTGACGCATTTTTGGCGTGACCGCTACGATATGGTCGAATTCCGACTCATCGGTTACCGTCAGGTTCTGTAGCTGACGGCCCATACGCGCGGTGGATTTCAGGGTGATCATCGCCCCCACCGGCTGATCGCTCTGGCCTTCTTCTTCAGCGAGGTAAATCGGGCGTGCTTCCAGCAGGAAATCACGTCCCTGAATCACCACGTGCTGCACCTCAGCATCAACCCGATCATTCTCAATCCAGCGCTGGAAGTTAAAGCCGCTGATCAGCGTCCCTGCGTTCTGGTTGCGGATTTTTTGTTCGTCGAGATTAAACAGATTTTGTGCCGCCGGATTCGCCAGTTCCACTTTGCATTTAAGGTCGATGGATAATACCGGTTCCGGCATCGCCACCAGTAACGCGCTCAGCGCCCGGTGTTCACGTTCTGATGGCATGTAAGCCACGGTGCGTACATCTGTCACGCCAGGTGTACGGCGAATTTCCGCCATCAGTGAGCTGAATGGTTCGAATTCCAGTGCGGAAAAGTTGAGGTAGATGCGCCCGAGTGGCGCAATTTCAATGCCGCGCAGGTCGATATTGCGGGCAACCAGCAGGTCGAGCAGCTCGCGCGCCAGCCCGATACGGTCCTGGCAGAAAACTTCCAAACGCATTGCGATGGCCTTATTCAGGTTTTGATTTTAGTGATAATACGCTAACTTGCGACGCCTCAGAAGGGGCCTGTCAGGAAAAGTTGACAGTATGAAGCCGACGATTGACAAAAGTGTAACGGAACAACCAATAATAATCCCGTCAAAAATCACAATTAACAAAGAAAATCTCACCTTTCACACCTTTTTCAGTGTGAAAGGTGAACATGGGTTGATTATTTAGCACTCTGCCCTGCTTTGCCCTCGCTTTTGCTGAGGGTTTCTTTCAACTGGCCAATCAGTTCCCGGCGGAAATCACCCAGCCGTGGTTTGTCATCTTCCAGCCATGGCAGCGGTCGACACAGCTCCATCGCCTTAATACCCAGGCGCGCCGTGAGCAGACCGGCACCAATCCCCTGAGCAGCACGGGCAGAAAGGCGCGCGGCAATATCCTGCGATACCCAATCCATGCCCACTTCACGTACCAGCTCGGAAGCGCCGGCAAAGGCCATATTCAGCAGCACCAGACGAAACAGGCGCAGACGGCTGAAGTAACCCAGTTCGATGCCGTAAAGGGTGGCGATACGGTTCACCAGGCGTAAGTTACGCCAGGCGATAAACGCCATATCCACCAGGGCCAGCGGGCTGACGGCAATCATCAGGGTCGCTTCCGCCGCATGACGGCTGATTTCACGCCGGGCCTGACGATCCAGCACCGGCTGCACCAGTTGCGCATACAGCGTCACTATCTCACGATCGTTATGCGTTTCATGCAACGCGGCATGCCAGCGCTGCAATGCCGGATGCGCCTGATCCAGCTGCGCCTGCTGTGCCAGTTTTTCACAGAAGGCACGTCCTTTACCGATACCGTGGCTATGCAGTAACTCACGCCCTACATCACGCTCCTCAGCGCGCTGCCGCAATCGATATAACCGACGCCACTCGCTAATCAGCGCACCCGCCCCGGCGGCGATGATCAAGCCACCGGCAACGCCGCTGCCGAGTGCAAACCAGTCACGTGTCAGCCAGGCATCGTGCATCCACTGCACTCCCTGAGCCACCACGCTGACGCCAAAAATGCCCAGGCCCGCACCCACCATTTTGCGCCACAGGCTGCGTTTCGGACGCAGCGCCGCTTCAACCACTTTTTCACCCGCCCCCTCTTCCAGCGGCTCCTCTTCACGGGTGGCGAGAAACGCCACGTCAGTGTCGGCGCTGAAGGTTTGCGCCGCACGCAGCGGTTTATCTGCTTCGCGATCCAGAGGCCGGGCAAAGTCGATACGCGGTTTTAACGGGGTTTCATCGTTCATCGCAACTTATCTCCCAACAAAAATTCCAGCGCCGAATCCATACGAATGTGTGGCAACGGACGGTCAACGTCGAGTTGCTGCGGGCGGAATTGTTCAAACTGAAATCCCTGCTGTTGCCAGAAGGTGTGACCAGGCAGGCGTGGCGGCACTTCGCCGGGATAGAAAGTCAGCGCTTCACCATCGTCGAGACGGTTACCACGCAGCGCGGGGAGCTTCTCGCCACGATGATCAACCAACCCGCTTTCGGTCGCCTGCACCGAGGCCAGACCAAGACAATCCATGGTGATGCCTTCGAATGCGGCGTTCTGCCACGCATCCTGCACCAGCTGCTGCAATAACGACACCATATTGGCGTGCTGATCGGCGGTGATGTGATCCGCTTTGGTGGCAGCGAACAGCAACTTGTCGATAACCGGCGAAAACAATCGGCGAAATAAGGTGCGCTGGCCGTAATGAAAGCTCTGCATCAGTTGTGTCAACGCCAGACGCATATCGTTAAACGCCTGCGGTCCGCTGTTCAGCGGTTGCAGGCAGTCGACCAATACAATCTGCCGGTCAAAGCGCAGGAAATAATTTTTATAGAAGCCTTTCACCACATGCTGGCAGTAATAATTAAACCGCTGTTGCAGCATGGCGAAATTACTGCCCGCCGGTGCCTGTCGCTGGATATCCTCCACCTGCGGCCACGGAAAAAACTGTAATGCGGGCGCGCCAGCCATATCACCCGGCAACACAAAACGCCCCGGCTGAATAAAATGCAGACCCTCAGCTTTGCATTGATGCAGATATTCGGTCCAGGCGGCGGCGATGGCGGCCAGACGGTTTTCATCGGCCTGGGCATAAGGATCGAGATCGGCACACAGGCTGCGCCAGCGCTGTGCCCATTCGGCGCGATCGCCCTGCAACAATCCGAGCATCTGCCGCGACCAGCCAGCATAATCCTGCGCCAGCATCGGTAAATCGAGCAGCCATTCGCCGGGATAATCGACAATTTCCAGATACAACGTGGCGGTGTCTTTGAAGTGACGCAGCAGCGATTCATCCGGGCGATAGCGTAACGCCAACCGCATTTCACTGACGCCGCGCGTCGGTGTGGGCCAGCTGGGCGGCACACCATAAAGTTGGGCCAGACCTTCGTCATAGGTAAAACGTGGCGTACCCAGTTCGCGTTGTGGCACACGTTTGACGCCGAGCAGACGCTCCTCACGCACCACAGAAAACAGCGGCAAACGAGAGCCGCTGTGGACATTCAGGAGCTGATTAACCAGTGAGGTGATAAAGGCCGTTTTGCCACTGCGGCTCAGGCCCGTCACGGCAAGGCGCAGGTGACGGTCAACTCCCCGATTCACCAGCGCCATCAATTCATTTTGCAGTCTTTTCATCGTTCTCCCTGATGAAACGCGCCGACAGGCGACTAAACACCTTCGTCAGCAACGGTTCCAGCGCAAACGCCAGTAACAACTTTAACGGACGCCGCGCCACCGATTTCACTGCCCAGCCAGCAAGGCCGCCAGGGGCGTAAGTGACTGCACTGATGATGATAAATTTTCCCGCCGACTTCAACGCAGGTGCTGCGCGGCGACGCAGAGTTGTAAAACGTTGGGCGGACAAGGCAACCTCCGGCGATTAAATTTGACGAAAACGGCTACGCACACTGAACGTTTCCGAGGTGACGTAGCGCTCAATATCACGCACATGACGTTCATCGACCTGTAGCGCTGCATCCAGTTGATCCAGCAACTCGCTGGCGCTGGGTTTATGTACGTCCGGCGCATCATCCGGTTTCACATCCAGCACGAAGCCGAGGATAAAATAGATGATCACCGTAAAGGCGAACAGACCAAAAAACAGCGACAGCACCACAATCACCCGTAACAGCGTGACCGGAATATCCAGATATTCCGCCAGGCCAGCACAGACGCCGCGCACCTTACCTTGCTGCGGGATGCGCCATAGCTTCCGCCCTTTCAGGCTTCCTCCGCTCATGGTTGCCTCCAGTTCGGGTGTTCGGCATCAAGAATCGCTTCCAGCGCTTCGACACGCTCGCGCATCCGGCGAGCATCCTGAGTCATCTGTTGCAGACGTTGCATATCGTTCGATGAAAGCTCTGCACCGCCGTTGCGTTTGTTGCTGTAGTGGAGCCATAACCAAATCGGTGCAACAAATAGCACGAAGATGGTCAGCGGTATGGCCAGAAAAAGTGCGCTCATTGACTCTCCTTAATCATTTAACCCGTAACTGGTTCAGCACCATTATTCGCTGCGATTCATTTTGGCTTTCAGGGCCGCCAACTGCTGGCTGATTTCATCATCGGCTTTCAGCTCGGTGAACTCCTGATCGAGGCTTTTCGGTTTGCCAAAACGCTGGCTTTCCGCTTCTGCTTCCATGTGATCGATACGGCGTTCAAACGATTCGAAGCGTGCCATCGCATCATTCAGTTTATTGCTGTCGAGTTGACGACGAACATCGCGTGATGAAGAGGCTGCCTGGTGACGCAGCGTCAACGCCTGCTGACGGGCACGGGTTTCGCTGAGTTTTTTCTCCAGCTCACCAATTTCCCCTTTCATACGTTCCAGCGTCTCTTCCACCTGTGACACTTCCTGTTGCAGCGCAGCGATCAAATCGGTCAGTTTCTGTTTTTCAATCAGTGCCGCGCGCGCCAGGTCATCTTTATCTTTGCGCAAAGCCAGTTCGGCTTTTTCCTGCCATTCAGCCTGCTGAATATCGGCCTGCTCAATACGGCGCAGCAATTGTTTCTTTTCGGCCAGAGCACGGGCCGAGGTGGAGCGCACTTCCACCAGCGTGTCTTCCATTTCCTGAATCATCAGGCGTACCAGTTTCTGCGGATCTTCGGCGCGCTCCAGCAGAGAGTTGATATTAGCGTTCACGATGTCGGCGAAACGAGAAAAAATACCCATAATGATGTTCCTCAGAGTGTAATGTGGTTGCGTAAGACGCTCATCACTAATACAAAAGGCGTGCCAGTTTTTAACTGTATGAATTTATTGACCTTGATTGTTTTACATCCTGCCAGCATTCGCATAAGGTAGTGAAATTGATTAACTGATGGTGAAATTCATCATGGCAAATGGTAACGACAACCTGCTAGGCGAATCCAACAACTTTCTTGAAGTGCTGGAACAGGTTTCGCGGCTCGCTCCACTGGAAAAACCGGTGCTGGTGATTGGCGAACGCGGTACCGGTAAGGAGTTGATTGCCAGCCGTTTACATTATTTATCCGATCGCTGGCAAGGTCCGTTCATCTCCCTTAACTGCGCTGCATTGAATGAAAATCTGCTCGATTCTGAATTGTTCGGCCATGAAGCCGGTGCCTTTACCGGTGCGCAGAAACGCCATCTCGGTCGTTTTGAACGCGCCGATGGCGGCACGCTGTTTCTCGATGAATTGGCGACTGCGCCGATGCTGGTGCAGGAGAAGTTGCTGCGCGTGATTGAATATGGGCAGCTGGAGCGCGTCGGCGGCAACCAGTCACTACAGGTCAATGTCCGTCTGGTGTGCGCCACCAATGAAGATCTGCCCGCGCTGGCAGCGGAAGGCAAATTCCGTGCGGACCTGCTCGATCGTCTCGCCTTTGACGTCGTACAGCTGCCACCGCTACGCGAGCGCCGCAGTGATATCCTGGTGATGGCAGAACATTTTGCCATTCAGATGTGCCGCGAATTGGGTTTGCCGCTGTTCCCCGGTTTCAGCGAACAGGCGCAACAGACGTTGTTGCACTACAACTGGCCGGGAAATGTGCGTGAACTGAAAAACGTGGTGGAGCGCTCGGTGTATCGCCATCACAGCATTGAGGAGCCGCTGGATAACATCATTATCAATCCGTTTGCACCGCGCAGCGCGCCGGTTCCGGTGACGGCCAGTAGCGAAAATAGCCAGCCCGCTCTGCCACTCGATCTGCGCCAGTGGCAGAACCAGCAGGAACGTCAGCTGGTGGAACGCAGCCTGGCGGAGGCGAAATATAACCAGCGCCGGGCGGCAGATTTACTGGGGGTTACCTATCATCAACTGCGGGCAATGATGAAAAAGCATGGGGTTGAAATTAATTAAATAATAATTAAATCAACATGCTAATTAAATTCGCGAGGCCCTGAAAGTGAAAGATAAACAATGATTTAAGCGCCCGACGCAGGGCGCATTATCATCATTGCCGGAATGCTTCCGAAGTTTAGTTAATATCGTATATCTCGTATTTTTTCAGCTTCCGTCTGATATAGCGAATCTCAAATCCCAGAACGGTAACAGCAATAACAAGCATCCCCACTACAACACTCAGTACAATCATAAGTCATCCTTGTCTTAACGAAATTACCCAAGCAAATTGTAACCTACCGTTACTATCAGTAGCTATCAAATTCACAATTCAAGTGATGAGAGTTTACCGCACGATTTTTCGAAATAGTTTGCGTTGTAGCAAGGCGGCAAGGGAGTGAGTCCCTGGGAGCATACATAAGTATGTGACCAGGGTGAGCGAGTGCAGCCAACACAGCTACAACGCAAAGTATGAAGAAAAAAAAGCCCGCAATAAGCGGGCAACAAATACTGGAAGCAATGTGAGCAATGTCGTGCTCTTCTTCGGTAGAGCCACCGTCGAAGCGCAGAAGAATAATAATCATTCTTATTATCATCTGTAAACCCCTAATTGAGAATTTTTCTCATCTCCACACTAACGTTGTGATTACCCCACCCTCAGTTTGCTGAAAAAGACACCAGAACTGTCCTTAATTTGGGGAGTGCCCAGCGTTTGCGATACACTCTCGCTATTGCCTCAGAATCGTTGAGTTCTATGCCAAAATTATTCCCCACGCTGTTGCTTGGTCTCAGCGTATTGAGTGCGTCTGCATGGGCGCTGCCTGCGAACGATATTCGCCACACTGGCTTCGTTTATTGCGTCAACGGCACGGTGAATACCTTCAATCCGCAGCTGGCCAGCAGCGGGTTAGTGGTCGATACCCTTGCCGCGCAGCTTTACGATCGCCTGCTGGATGTCGATCCCTATACCTATCGCCTGATACCCGACCTGGCGCAAAGCTGGGAAGTGCGGGATAACGGCGCGACGTATCGCTTCCACCTGCGTAAAGATGTGGCCTTTCAGCACACCAACTGGTTTACGCCGACACGGAAAATGAATGCCGACGATGTGGTGTTCAGCTTTGCCCGCATGTTTGATCGCCAGCATCCGTGGCATAACGTTAACGGTGGCAGCTACCCTTATTTTGATAGCCTGCAATTTGCCGACTCGGTGCAAAGCGTGAAAAAGCTCGATGACGATACCGTCGAGATTCGCCTGAACAGTCCGGATGCCTCGTTTCTGTGGCATCTCGCCACCCATTACGCGCCGGTGCTCTCCAAAGAATATGCCGATCAACTGACGGCCAAAGGTCAGCAGGAAAGACTGGATCGGGAACCCGTTGGCACTGGCCCATTCCAGCTCAGCGAATACCGCACCGGGCAATATCTGCGCCTGGCGCGCAACCCGCAATACTGGCGCGGGGTGCCGCGTCTCCAGCAGGTGGTGATCGATCTTGGCGTCGGCGGCACCGGTCGCCTGTCGAAATTACTGACCGGCGAATGCGACGTGCTGGCGTATCCAGCCGCCAGCCAGCTCAGTATTCTGCGTGACGACCCACGTTTACGGATGACGTTGCGTCCCGGCATGAATATCGCTTATCTGGCCTTTAACACCCGCAAGCCACCGCTGGATCGCCCCGAAGTACGGCACGCGCTGGCGCTGGCGATTAACAATGAACGTCTGATGGAGTCGATTTATTACGGCACCGCAGAAACCGCCGCGTCGATCCTGCCGCGCGCCTCGTGGGCATATGATAATGAAGCGCGCGTAACAGAATATAACCCGGCCAAATCGCGGGAAGCATTGAAGGCACTCGGCGTGGAGGATCTGCATTTGCGTCTGGTGGTGCCCACCGCGTCGCAGTCGTGGAACCCCAGCCCGTTGAAAACCGCCGAGTTGTTACAGGCCGATCTGGCGCAGGTCGGGGTGCGCGTCACCATCGTCCCGGTGGAGGGCCGTTTTCAGGAAGCACAGCTGATGGCGATGAACCATGATATTACCCTCACCGGCTGGGCCACCGACAGTAACGACCCCGACAGCTTCTTCCGTCCGCTCCTGAGCTGCGCGGCGATTCGCTCGCAAACCAATTACGCGCACTGGTGCTCACCCGCCTTCGATGAGGTGCTGCAACAAGCGCTGCTGTCACAGCAGCTTGCGGCGCGCATTGAGAGTTACGATACGGCGCAGCAGATGCTGGCACAGGAGCTGCCGGTGCTGCCACTGGCCTCCTCACTGCGGTTACAGGCTTATCGCCACGATATTAAAGGCCTGGTGCTGAGTCCGTTTGGTAACGCCTCATTCGCAGGCGTTTATCGTGATGAAAGCAGCGAGGAATAAGCATGATCATCTATATATTGCGTCGCCTGCTGTTGTTGATCATCACGCTGTTTTTGCTGTCGCTGGTCAGCTTCAGCCTGAGTTATTTCACCCCCAATGCCCCGCTGGAAGGCGCGTCCTTGTTTGATGCCTGGTGGTTCTGGTTTAAGGGGTTGCTTCAGTTTGATTTTGGTGTGTCCAGCACCAATGGCCAGTCGATTGATATCCAGCTGCGCGAGGTGTTTCCCGCCACGCTGGAGCTGTGCGTTCTGGCTTTTATGCTGGCGCTGATGGTCGGGATACCTCTCGGAATCTGTGCCGGGGTGATGCGTAATAAATGGCAGGACAAAGCGATTAGCGCGCTGGCGCTGCTCGGCTTCTCGATGCCGGTGTTCTGGCTGGCGCTACTCTTCACGATGTTTTTCTCGTTGACCCTCGGCTGGTTACCGGTATCTGGCCGCTTTGATTTGCTCTATCCGGTGCAGAACGTCACGGGTTTCGCGCTGATTGATGCCTGGCTGAGTCATTCACCGTGGCGGCATGAGATGCTGATCAGCACCCTGAACCATATGATCCTGCCGGTGGTGGTGTTGGCCGTTGCCCCGACCACTGAAGTGATTCGCCTGTTGCGCAGCAGCACCAGCGAGGTGATGGATAAAAACTACGTTAAAGCGGCGGCAACGCGTGGGCTGTCGCGTTTTACCGTTATCCGCCGCCATGTGCTGCATAACGCGCTGCCGCCGGTGATCCCCCGTCTGGGTTTGCAGTTCTCCACCATGCTGACGCTGGCGATGATTACGGAAGTGGTGTTCAACTGGCCGGGCCTGGGGCGCTGGCTGATCAATGCTATTCGCCAGCAGGATTATGCCGCAATTTCTGCCGGTGTGATGGTGGTAGGCGGCCTGGTGATCGTGGTTAACGTGCTGTCAGATATTGTCGGCGCAGCGCTTAACCCGTTGAAACATAAGGAATGGTATGCCCTACGATAATATCTACGCCGAAAAACGGCAGCCCGGCAC
This genomic stretch from Pantoea cypripedii harbors:
- the pspF gene encoding phage shock protein operon transcriptional activator, with protein sequence MANGNDNLLGESNNFLEVLEQVSRLAPLEKPVLVIGERGTGKELIASRLHYLSDRWQGPFISLNCAALNENLLDSELFGHEAGAFTGAQKRHLGRFERADGGTLFLDELATAPMLVQEKLLRVIEYGQLERVGGNQSLQVNVRLVCATNEDLPALAAEGKFRADLLDRLAFDVVQLPPLRERRSDILVMAEHFAIQMCRELGLPLFPGFSEQAQQTLLHYNWPGNVRELKNVVERSVYRHHSIEEPLDNIIINPFAPRSAPVPVTASSENSQPALPLDLRQWQNQQERQLVERSLAEAKYNQRRAADLLGVTYHQLRAMMKKHGVEIN
- the sapA gene encoding ABC transporter substrate-binding protein SapA produces the protein MPKLFPTLLLGLSVLSASAWALPANDIRHTGFVYCVNGTVNTFNPQLASSGLVVDTLAAQLYDRLLDVDPYTYRLIPDLAQSWEVRDNGATYRFHLRKDVAFQHTNWFTPTRKMNADDVVFSFARMFDRQHPWHNVNGGSYPYFDSLQFADSVQSVKKLDDDTVEIRLNSPDASFLWHLATHYAPVLSKEYADQLTAKGQQERLDREPVGTGPFQLSEYRTGQYLRLARNPQYWRGVPRLQQVVIDLGVGGTGRLSKLLTGECDVLAYPAASQLSILRDDPRLRMTLRPGMNIAYLAFNTRKPPLDRPEVRHALALAINNERLMESIYYGTAETAASILPRASWAYDNEARVTEYNPAKSREALKALGVEDLHLRLVVPTASQSWNPSPLKTAELLQADLAQVGVRVTIVPVEGRFQEAQLMAMNHDITLTGWATDSNDPDSFFRPLLSCAAIRSQTNYAHWCSPAFDEVLQQALLSQQLAARIESYDTAQQMLAQELPVLPLASSLRLQAYRHDIKGLVLSPFGNASFAGVYRDESSEE
- the sapB gene encoding putrescine export ABC transporter permease SapB yields the protein MIIYILRRLLLLIITLFLLSLVSFSLSYFTPNAPLEGASLFDAWWFWFKGLLQFDFGVSSTNGQSIDIQLREVFPATLELCVLAFMLALMVGIPLGICAGVMRNKWQDKAISALALLGFSMPVFWLALLFTMFFSLTLGWLPVSGRFDLLYPVQNVTGFALIDAWLSHSPWRHEMLISTLNHMILPVVVLAVAPTTEVIRLLRSSTSEVMDKNYVKAAATRGLSRFTVIRRHVLHNALPPVIPRLGLQFSTMLTLAMITEVVFNWPGLGRWLINAIRQQDYAAISAGVMVVGGLVIVVNVLSDIVGAALNPLKHKEWYALR